The DNA segment TAAGCCGTTTTCAAGGATGCACCAAGTTGCTGATGCACCAAGTTGCTGATGCACCGAGTTGCTGATATATAGAATATATAGCGGAGAGTTTAGATTGTCAAGTGTTTTGGTCAGCGCGGAAAACGAGTTTTAAATCGCTGTTATTTAAGTTGTTCGTGATAGCTTTTGCGAGGGTTCGTGGGAGATTGGGCAAACGAAAGCCCCTCGATTGAGGGGCTCCTTATATCAGACTTCATCGGCTCAGGTGCGCTCAGCTTTTGCGCTCGACGTAAGTTTCCTTGGCGAGCTTGTCAATCCACTTCTTGAATTCTTCGTCCTGCTTCTTCGCCAGCGCCATCTGCTCAATGCGGCTGTAATCTTCATTCAATGTGATGGCACGCGAGAATACGCGGTCTGTCACTTTCACAATGTGCACGCCGAAAATCGTGCGGAACGGATCGGAATACTCACCCTTTTGCTTGCCTTCTATCGGAGCTTTGAATTCGTCGGGCAACTCCGCCGGACTGAACCAGCCCAGGTCGCCGCCATTGGCGGACGTCTTTGTGTCCGTCGAAAGATTAAGCGCAAGCTCGGCGAAGTCATCACCTCCGCGTAATCTCACCACCAGCGATTCCGCGTCCGCCATCGTCTGCGCTTCGTCCGCGGCTGCTGGCGTGACCTTGAACAAGATGTGGTCGCTGTTAATTTTTTCTCCCGTTCGCTCGTTCAGTCGAATCAGATGCACGCCGAATTGTGACACCGTCGGTGCGCTTAACTCGCCCGGCTCCAACTCGTAAGCTGCCGCTTCATATTCAGGAACCAAGTCACCGCGATTGGTCGTGCCAAGTTTGCCGCCGCGCGCCGCGGAGCCCGCGTCATCGGAAAAGCGTGACGCATATTCCTCAAAAGTCATCTGGCCGGATTCAATAATTTGCTTGGCCGAGTCCGCGCGCGCAATCGCCGCCTCGACCGACGCTTCCGAAACGCGGTCCTGCAGCAATATGTGCGCAAGACGTATCGCATCCCGAAGCGGCGGCACGCTGTCTTTGATTGATTCCCAAAACTCGATAACCTCGCTGCGCGAGACTCTCACCGAAGCAAGATGCTGGCGGCGAATGCGCTCTATCAACAGCGTCTCTTCAACCAGCGGACGGAACTGCCGCTTGATTTTGGGCAGCGGCATGCCGTAATAGGATTCGAGTTTGTCCTGACCTCCGACCTGTTCTATCAGATTGGCCATCCGGTTATCCAACTCGCGGTCAACTTCCTTTTGTGAAACGGAAATGGAATCATACCGCGCGCGCGTCAGCAATAGTTTCTGGGCAATCAAATCGTCGAGCACCTGCCCGCTGAGCACATTCAACTGTTCCGCGGATAGCGAATCGAGTGACCCGCTTGCGCCCATTGAGTATTGCATGTACTGCAATATCTCGGACTCGAGGATTATCTCGTCATCCACCACCGCCACAACCCGGTCTATGGTCTCTTCTCCGGCTGCGAGCGCCGCCAACATGAGCAGTCCCGCTGCGATCCATTTCATCATTTCGCTTCACCCATATTCATTGGCTGGTAACGGCTGCGCAATTCGCTTTCCCACCGTTCCTGTCTTCTTTGACTCTGTTCGGTAAGCAGGCGTTCCCGGATTTCTCCGCGCACGGCTTCGAGACTTAACTGCGCGCCCTGCGGATAGACTTCATGCAGTCGTATCAGCCTGTAGCCTTCACCAAATGGCAGCACCGGAGTCAAACCGCCCGCTTGAATCGCACGGACGGCGGCAAGCTGCGGAGGCTCCAAATCCGTTCCGTCCGCGAGCCACTTGCCTTCCCAAATCACAAATCCCGATTTCAAACGCGACGTATCGGCTCGTTCAAGCGCGCGCCGGAAGGCCTTTAGCGAGTCTTCCGCTTCGCAATAGAAACTCTCTATCAGGTAGCTGTCAGAGGGACGCTTGAATTCGGATTGATACTCACTGTAGTATTGGGATATCAGCGAATCGGTAATCTCCGGGACCGGCTGACGCGCAAGCAATACGGCACGATAGTATTGGGCGATCAACTCGCGCTCCTTGCGGGCAAGTACAGGGTCCTTGCGCAAGTTCGACTTCTCAATCTCCTGCTCGAGCATGGCAAGCTCAAG comes from the bacterium genome and includes:
- a CDS encoding peptidyl-prolyl cis-trans isomerase, with product MINRILLIVSLAPLFCGCGKSGEADVIAKAGNRTLTREEFRTMTGVAFDSMAADERTYLLNEWLELAMLEQEIEKSNLRKDPVLARKERELIAQYYRAVLLARQPVPEITDSLISQYYSEYQSEFKRPSDSYLIESFYCEAEDSLKAFRRALERADTSRLKSGFVIWEGKWLADGTDLEPPQLAAVRAIQAGGLTPVLPFGEGYRLIRLHEVYPQGAQLSLEAVRGEIRERLLTEQSQRRQERWESELRSRYQPMNMGEAK
- a CDS encoding peptidylprolyl isomerase encodes the protein MMKWIAAGLLMLAALAAGEETIDRVVAVVDDEIILESEILQYMQYSMGASGSLDSLSAEQLNVLSGQVLDDLIAQKLLLTRARYDSISVSQKEVDRELDNRMANLIEQVGGQDKLESYYGMPLPKIKRQFRPLVEETLLIERIRRQHLASVRVSRSEVIEFWESIKDSVPPLRDAIRLAHILLQDRVSEASVEAAIARADSAKQIIESGQMTFEEYASRFSDDAGSAARGGKLGTTNRGDLVPEYEAAAYELEPGELSAPTVSQFGVHLIRLNERTGEKINSDHILFKVTPAAADEAQTMADAESLVVRLRGGDDFAELALNLSTDTKTSANGGDLGWFSPAELPDEFKAPIEGKQKGEYSDPFRTIFGVHIVKVTDRVFSRAITLNEDYSRIEQMALAKKQDEEFKKWIDKLAKETYVERKS